A genomic segment from Nicotiana tabacum cultivar K326 chromosome 7, ASM71507v2, whole genome shotgun sequence encodes:
- the LOC107821580 gene encoding pentatricopeptide repeat-containing protein At2g45350, chloroplastic-like — protein MLLLVANSSQAWNLTHPTLTFSQKCKTQVDIDQIHARLITTGLVKNPFLTTKLILKFSSSPHTPIVEFARFLFFSDNFFCSKRNQGDPFLWNVIMKSFSHGNDPYKAFEVFCLMLENGVFVDEYSLSIVLKACSRMGFVKCGMQVHGLLRKLGFGSDLFLQNCLISMYVRCGCVDYGHQMFDRMLMRDSVSYNTMIDGYVKCGMLDVACCLFDFMPAEMRNLVSWNAMLTGYVKLDKGFDIAWELFDKMPKRDLVSWNLMLCCCVKSGNVEKATALFDVMPKKDVVSWAIMVDGYAKIGKVDVARRFFDDMPERDVISCNAIMAGYVKNSHYLESLKVFHDMLRESSLAPDSTSLLIALSAVAELGYIDEGIALHCYVEEHGFLVAGKLGVALIDMYAKCGSVDSAMGLFNDIQEKTVDHWNAMIGGLAIHGFGDLAFQLFMEMERLSLEIDDITFIAVLNACGHSGLVKEGMICFEIMRRAHHMEPKLQHYGCMVDILSRAGHVEEAIKFVNEMPIYPNDVVWRTLLSSCRNQEDIHIGDEMDKHLVGLNSHNSSSYVLLSNIYAQFGKWDYVRRVRTIMKERDLKKIVGSSRIELQGIVHEFSVGDKSHDQVEEIYSTLQMVCV, from the coding sequence ATGCTTCTTCTTGTAGCAAATTCAAGCCAAGCATGGAACTTAACACATCCAACACTTACTTTCTCCCAGAAATGCAAAACGCAAGTGGACATTGATCAAATTCATGCCCGATTGATAACCACAGGACTTGTGAAAAATCCATTTTTGACCACAAAACTTATCTTGAAATTCTCTTCTTCACCTCACACGCCCATTGTTGAATTTGCacgttttctcttcttttctgaTAATTTCTTTTGTTCAAAGCGAAACCAAGGAGACCCATTTCTTTGGAATGTAATAATGAAGTCTTTTTCGCATGGAAATGACCCATATAAGGCTTTTGAAGTGTTTTGTTTGATGCTTGAAAATGGGGTTTTTGTGGATGAGTACTCGTTATCTATAGTGTTGAAAGCTTGTTCTAGGATGGGTTTTGTTAAGTGTGGAATGCAGGTTCATGGACTATTGAGGAAACTAGGATTTGGGTCTGATTTGTTTTTGCAGAATTGTTTGATTTCTATGTATGTGAGGTGTGGGTGTGTTGACTATGGTCACCAAATGTTTGATAGAATGTTGATGAGAGACTCCGTTTCGTATAATACCATGATTGATGGATATGTGAAATGTGGAATGCTGGATGTTGCTTGCTGTTTGTTTGATTTTATGCCAGCGGAGATGAGGAATTTGGTTTCTTGGAATGCTATGCTCACTGGGTATGTCAAATTGGACAAGGGGTTTGACATTGCTTGGGAGCTTTTTGATAAAATGCCCAAACGGGATTTGGTTTCTTGGAATTTGATGCTTTGTTGTTGTGTGAAAAGTGGGAATGTTGAAAAGGCTACTGCTTTGTTTGATGTGATGCCGAAGAAGGATGTCGTCAGCTGGGCTATAATGGTAGATGGGTATGCGAAAATTGGTAAGGTTGATGTTGCAAGACGCTTCTTTGATGACATGCCTGAAAGGGATGTGATTTCTTGCAATGCAATTATGGCTGGGTATGTGAAGAACAGCCACTACCTTGAATCGTTGAAAGTGTTTCATGATATGCTAAGAGAGAGTAGCCTGGCTCCTGATAGTACCAGTCTGTTGATTGCACTTTCTGCAGTTGCAGAATTAGGTTACATCGATGAAGGGATTGCCCTACACTGTTACGTAGAGGAGCATGGGTTTCTTGTGGCTGGAAAGCTTGGTGTCGCTTTGATAGACATGTATGCGAAATGTGGCAGTGTAGATAGTGCAATGGGCCTGTTCAATGATATCCAAGAAAAAACCGTTGATCACTGGAATGCTATGATTGGTGGATTGGCCATTCATGGCTTTGGGGACCTAGCTTTCCAATTGTTCATGGAGATGGAGAGACTTTCATTAGAGATAGATGATATCACATTTATCGCAGTTTTGAATGCTTGTGGCCATTCTGGACTGGTAAAGGAAGGGATGATCTGTTTCGAAATCATGAGAAGGGCACATCATATGGAACCTAAGCTACAGCATTATGGATGCATGGTTGACATCCTTAGCCGAGCAGGGCATGTGGAGGAGGCCATAAAATTTGTCAATGAAATGCCAATCTATCCTAATGATGTAGTTTGGCGAACGTTGCTAAGTTCATGTAGGAATCAAGAAGACATCCACATTGGAGACGAAATGGATAAGCATTTAGTTGGACTAAATTCTCATAATTCAAGTTCCTACGTGCTTTTGTCTAACATATATGCTCAATTTGGTAAGTGGGACTATGTTAGAAGGGTTCGGACAATAATGAAAGAAAGGGACCTGAAGAAAATTGTTGGCAGCAGTAGGATTGAGCTTCAAGGAATTGTCCACGAGTTCTCTGTGGGAGACAAATCCCATGATCAAGTTGAAGAGATCTATTCCACATTACAGATGGTTTGCGTGTAG
- the LOC107821581 gene encoding proline-rich receptor-like protein kinase PERK9, whose product MGSLSFLSPIFLFILILAYPQQRVFSDPIVTKTPLSLLMSIKASLDPKNLILSSWSANATDPCNGSFEGIACNELGQVVNISLQGKDLSGKIPPEIGQLQSLSGLYLHFNKLHGVVPKEIANLTQLSDLYLNVNNLSGVIPTEVGNMSNLQVLQLCYNQLTGSIPNQIGALKKLSVLALQVNQLTGAIPASLGDLEMLTRLDLSFNNFFGSIPVKLANAPKLEVLDIRNNTLSGNVPLALKRLNEGFQYANNPDLCGIEFSSLKLCTVSGLNQNRPQPFQPGSNRLPTKDIPESANVQAKQMSQSRKSQTAVVVGVIALFVAVAVTGLFTFSWYRRRKQKIGGTLDSSDRRLSTDEVKEVSRRSASPLISLEYSNGWDPLGKGRGGSAFSQEVFESFMFNLDEVESATLYFSEANLLGKSNFTAVYKGTLRDGSSVAIKCISKTSCKSDETEFLKGLKLLTSLKHENLLRLRGFCCSKGRGECFLIYDFVPNGNLLQYLDVKDGKGKVLDWSTRLHIIKGVARGIQYLHGNKGNKPALVHRNISAEKVLIDQRYNPLLSDSGLPKLLADDIVFSTLKESAAMGYLAPEYTTTGRFTEKSDLYAFGVIIFQILSGKRRITHSNHQGAELCRYEDFIDPKLGGNFVEAEAVQMAKVALLCTRESPNQRPNIEIVMQELNDLISTKS is encoded by the exons ATGggttctctctcttttctctccccCATTTTCTTATTCATCTTAATCCTAGCATACCCACAACAAAGAGTTTTTTCTGATCCCATTGTTACTAAAACTCCTTTATCTTTACTAATGAGTATTAAAGCTTCTTTGGACCCAAAAAATCTCATTCTTTCATCATGGTCAGCGAATGCTACTGACCCATGCAATGGTTCTTTTGAAGGTATAGCTTGTAATGAGCTTGGTCAAGTTGTTAACATTTCTTTGCAAGGCAAAGATCTTAGTGGGAAAATACCACCTGAGATTGGTCAGCTTCAGAGCTTGTCTGGGTTGTACTTGCACTTCAACAAGCTACATGGTGTTGTACCTAAAGAAATTGCTAACTTAACTCAGCTCTCAGATTTGTATCTCAATGTGAATAATCTCTCTGGTGTTATTCCTACTGAGGTTGGAAATATGTCTAATCTTCAAG TGTTGCAACTATGCTATAACCAGTTGACTGGAAGCATACCCAATCAAATTGGGGCTCTGAAGAAGCTCAGTGTTCTTGCTTTGCAAGTCAATCAGTTAACTGGAGCAATTCCTGCAAGCTTGGGAGACTTGGAGATGTTAACCAGACTTGACTTGAGCTTCAATAATTTCTTCGGGTCGATTCCAGTAAAACTGGCTAATGCTCCTAAGCTAGAAGTTCTTGATATCAGAAATAATACCCTCTCTGGCAATGTCCCTCTAG CCTTAAAGAGACTGAATGAAGGATTTCAGTATGCAAACAACCCGGATTTATGTGGAATTGAATTTTCTTCATTGAAACTTTGCACTGTTTCTGGTCTAAACCAAAATAGACCACAACCATTTCAACCTGGTTCAAATCGTCTCCCGACAAAAGACATCCCAGAGTCTGCTAATGTGCAAGCAAAACAAATGAGTCAGTCTAGAAAATCACAAACTGCTGTGGTTGTTGGTGTTATTGCACTTTTTGTTGCAGTAGCAGTAACTGGGCTTTTCACATTTTCATGGTACCGCCGTCGGAAACAGAAAATTGGAGGTACTCTTGATTCTTCTGATAGGCGACTGAGTACTGATGAGGTGAAGGAGGTCTCTAGAAGAAGCGCGTCGCCCCTCATCAGCCTGGAGTATTCCAATGGGTGGGATCCTTTGGGCAAAGGTCGAGGTGGAAGTGCTTTCTCTCAGGAAGTATTTGAGAGCTTTATGTTCAATTTGGATGAAGTTGAGTCTGCTACACTGTATTTTTCAGAGGCAAATTTGTTAGGCAAGAGTAATTTCACAGCCGTTTATAAAGGGACACTGAGGGATGGGTCTTCTGTTGCTATTAAGTGCATTTCGAAGACTAGCTGCAAGTCTGATGAAACTGAATTTCTCAAGGGACTAAAGCTCTTAACTTCATTGAAACATGAAAATCTTCTGAGGTTGAGAGGCTTTTGCTGTTCAAAAGGCAGGGGAGAGTGCTTTCTGATCTATGATTTTGTCCCCAATGGAAATTTGTTGCAGTACCTTGACGTGAAGGATGGAAAAGGAAAGGTCCTCGATTGGTCTACcagacttcacataatcaaaggCGTTGCCAGAG GTATTCAGTATTTGCATGGAAACAAGGGAAACAAACCTGCTCTAGTCCATAGAAATATATCAGCTGAAAAAGTACTCATTGACCAGCGTTACAACCCATTGCTCTCAGATTCTGGTCTGCCAAAACTACTTGCAGATGACATTGTCTTCTCAACGCTCAAGGAAAGTGCTGCAATGGGCTACCTAGCTCCCGAGTATACAACCACCGGCAGGTTCACTGAAAAGAGTGATCTCTACGCATTTGGTGTGATTATATTTCAGATTCTCTCCGGAAAGCGCAGAATCACCCACTCGAACCATCAAGGGGCAGAGTTGTGCAGATACGAAGACTTCATTGATCCAAAACTTGGGGGCAATTTTGTAGAAGCTGAGGCAGTCCAGATGGCAAAGGTTGCTTTACTTTGCACTCGAGAGTCACCAAATCAGAGGCCAAACATTGAAATCGTCATGCAAGAACTGAATGATCTAATCTCCACCAAGTCGTGA